In Bubalus kerabau isolate K-KA32 ecotype Philippines breed swamp buffalo chromosome 4, PCC_UOA_SB_1v2, whole genome shotgun sequence, one DNA window encodes the following:
- the ERAL1 gene encoding GTPase Era, mitochondrial isoform X3, translating to MAASSWRGAVLLRTVSGLWQAGPDAAREWMTRLPSLLGFQQRCVSCLAGPAFSGPRLASASRPNGQNSALDCFLGLSQPDNSLPFRVPAVSVHRDEQDLLLVHRPDMPENPRVLRVVLLGAPNAGKSTLSNQLLGRKVFPVSKKVHTTRSQALGVITEKETQVILLDTPGLISPAKQKRHHLELSLLEDPWKSMESADLVVVLVDVSDKWTRNQLSPQVLRCLTQFSQVPSILVMNKVDCLKQKSVLLELTATLTEGVVNGKKLKTRQALRSQPGTHCPSPAAQGPNPQPVRDPQQMGWPHFQEIFMLSALSQEDVKTLKQYLLAQARPGPWEFHSEVLTSQTPEEICANMIREKLLEYLPEEVPYNVQQKTVVWDEGPGGELVIEQNLLVPKESHMILIGPKGYLIAQIAQEVGRDLMNIFLCEVQLRLSVKLLK from the exons ATGGCTGCCTCCAGCTGGCGCGGGGCTGTGCTCCTTCGAACCGTGTCGGGGCTCTGGCAGGCAGGTCCTGATGCTGCGAGGGAGTGGATGACCCGGCTCCCCTCTCTCTTGGGTTTTCAGCAGAGGTGCGTTTCCTGTTTAGCGGGCCCGGCCTTCTCTGGTCCCCGCCTGGCTTCGGCTTCACGCCCTAACGGCCAGAACTCAGCCCTGGATTGTTTCCTCGGACTCTCTCAGCCAGACAACTCGTTGCCTTTTCGCGTCCCCGCCGTGTCCgtacacagag ATGAGCAAGATCTCCTCTTGGTTCATCGCCCCGACATGCCTGAGAACCCCCGAGTCCTACGAGTGGTCCTCCTGGGTGCCCCAAATGCAGGAAAGTCTACACTCTCCAACCAGCTGCTGGGCCGAAAA GTGTTCCCTGTCTCCAAGAAAGTGCACACCACTCGCAGTCAAGCTCTGGGGGTCATCACAGAGAAAGAGACCCAGGTG ATCCTACTTGACACACCTGGCCTCATCAGCCCTGCTAAACAGAAAAG GCACCATCTGGAGCTCTCCTTGTTGGAAGATCCGTGGAAGAGCATGGAATCTGCTGACCTGG TTGTGGTACTTGTGGATGTCTCGGACAAGTGGACTCGGAACCAGCTCAGTCCCCAGGTGCTCCGGTGCTTGACCCAGTTTTCCCAAGTCCCCAGCATCCTTGTCATGAACAAG GTTGATTGCCTGAAGCAGAAGTCCGTTCTCCTAGAGCTCACAGCCACCCTCACTGAAGGTGTAGTCAACGGCAAGAAGCTCAAAACGAGGCAGGCCTTGCGCTCACAGCCAGGCACCCACTGCCCTAGCCCAGCAGCTCAGGGCCCAAACCCACAGCCTGTGAGAGACCCTCAGCAGATGGGCTGGCCCcacttccaggagatcttcatgtTGTCAGCCCTAAGCCAGGAGGATGTAAAAACACTGAAG CAATACCTCCTGGCACAGGCCCGGCCAGGGCCCTGGGAGTTCCACAGTGAGGTCCTCACCAGCCAGACACCTGAGGAAATCTGTGCCAACATGATCCGAGAGAAGCTCTTGGAGTACCTGCCCGAGGAGGTGCCCTACAACGTACAGCAG AAAACGGTGGTCTGGGATGAAGGGCCAGGTGGGGAGCTGGTGATCGAGCAGAATCTTCTGGTGCCCAAAGAATCTCACATG ATCCTGATTGGTCCGAAGGGGTACCTGATCGCTCAGATCGCACAGGAGGTGGGCCGCGACCTCATGAACATCTTCCTCTGTGAAGTTCAGCTCCGCCTGTCTGTGAAACTCCTCAAGTGA
- the ERAL1 gene encoding GTPase Era, mitochondrial isoform X4 yields the protein MAASSWRGAVLLRTVSGLWQAGPDAAREWMTRLPSLLGFQQRCVSCLAGPAFSGPRLASASRPNGQNSALDCFLGLSQPDNSLPFRVPAVSVHRDEQDLLLVHRPDMPENPRVLRVVLLGAPNAGKSTLSNQLLGRKVFPVSKKVHTTRSQALGVITEKETQVILLDTPGLISPAKQKRHHLELSLLEDPWKSMESADLVVVLVDVSDKWTRNQLSPQVLRCLTQFSQVPSILVMNKVDCLKQKSVLLELTATLTEGVVNGKKLKTRQALRSQPGTHCPSPAAQGPNPQPVRDPQQMGWPHFQEIFMLSALSQEDVKTLKQYLLAQARPGPWEFHSEVLTSQTPEEICANMIREKLLEYLPEEVPYNVQQKILIGPKGYLIAQIAQEVGRDLMNIFLCEVQLRLSVKLLK from the exons ATGGCTGCCTCCAGCTGGCGCGGGGCTGTGCTCCTTCGAACCGTGTCGGGGCTCTGGCAGGCAGGTCCTGATGCTGCGAGGGAGTGGATGACCCGGCTCCCCTCTCTCTTGGGTTTTCAGCAGAGGTGCGTTTCCTGTTTAGCGGGCCCGGCCTTCTCTGGTCCCCGCCTGGCTTCGGCTTCACGCCCTAACGGCCAGAACTCAGCCCTGGATTGTTTCCTCGGACTCTCTCAGCCAGACAACTCGTTGCCTTTTCGCGTCCCCGCCGTGTCCgtacacagag ATGAGCAAGATCTCCTCTTGGTTCATCGCCCCGACATGCCTGAGAACCCCCGAGTCCTACGAGTGGTCCTCCTGGGTGCCCCAAATGCAGGAAAGTCTACACTCTCCAACCAGCTGCTGGGCCGAAAA GTGTTCCCTGTCTCCAAGAAAGTGCACACCACTCGCAGTCAAGCTCTGGGGGTCATCACAGAGAAAGAGACCCAGGTG ATCCTACTTGACACACCTGGCCTCATCAGCCCTGCTAAACAGAAAAG GCACCATCTGGAGCTCTCCTTGTTGGAAGATCCGTGGAAGAGCATGGAATCTGCTGACCTGG TTGTGGTACTTGTGGATGTCTCGGACAAGTGGACTCGGAACCAGCTCAGTCCCCAGGTGCTCCGGTGCTTGACCCAGTTTTCCCAAGTCCCCAGCATCCTTGTCATGAACAAG GTTGATTGCCTGAAGCAGAAGTCCGTTCTCCTAGAGCTCACAGCCACCCTCACTGAAGGTGTAGTCAACGGCAAGAAGCTCAAAACGAGGCAGGCCTTGCGCTCACAGCCAGGCACCCACTGCCCTAGCCCAGCAGCTCAGGGCCCAAACCCACAGCCTGTGAGAGACCCTCAGCAGATGGGCTGGCCCcacttccaggagatcttcatgtTGTCAGCCCTAAGCCAGGAGGATGTAAAAACACTGAAG CAATACCTCCTGGCACAGGCCCGGCCAGGGCCCTGGGAGTTCCACAGTGAGGTCCTCACCAGCCAGACACCTGAGGAAATCTGTGCCAACATGATCCGAGAGAAGCTCTTGGAGTACCTGCCCGAGGAGGTGCCCTACAACGTACAGCAG AAGATCCTGATTGGTCCGAAGGGGTACCTGATCGCTCAGATCGCACAGGAGGTGGGCCGCGACCTCATGAACATCTTCCTCTGTGAAGTTCAGCTCCGCCTGTCTGTGAAACTCCTCAAGTGA
- the ERAL1 gene encoding GTPase Era, mitochondrial isoform X1, with protein MAASSWRGAVLLRTVSGLWQAGPDAAREWMTRLPSLLGFQQRCVSCLAGPAFSGPRLASASRPNGQNSALDCFLGLSQPDNSLPFRVPAVSVHRDEQDLLLVHRPDMPENPRVLRVVLLGAPNAGKSTLSNQLLGRKVFPVSKKVHTTRSQALGVITEKETQVILLDTPGLISPAKQKRHHLELSLLEDPWKSMESADLVVVLVDVSDKWTRNQLSPQVLRCLTQFSQVPSILVMNKVDCLKQKSVLLELTATLTEGVVNGKKLKTRQALRSQPGTHCPSPAAQGPNPQPVRDPQQMGWPHFQEIFMLSALSQEDVKTLKQYLLAQARPGPWEFHSEVLTSQTPEEICANMIREKLLEYLPEEVPYNVQQKTVVWDEGPGGELVIEQNLLVPKESHMKILIGPKGYLIAQIAQEVGRDLMNIFLCEVQLRLSVKLLK; from the exons ATGGCTGCCTCCAGCTGGCGCGGGGCTGTGCTCCTTCGAACCGTGTCGGGGCTCTGGCAGGCAGGTCCTGATGCTGCGAGGGAGTGGATGACCCGGCTCCCCTCTCTCTTGGGTTTTCAGCAGAGGTGCGTTTCCTGTTTAGCGGGCCCGGCCTTCTCTGGTCCCCGCCTGGCTTCGGCTTCACGCCCTAACGGCCAGAACTCAGCCCTGGATTGTTTCCTCGGACTCTCTCAGCCAGACAACTCGTTGCCTTTTCGCGTCCCCGCCGTGTCCgtacacagag ATGAGCAAGATCTCCTCTTGGTTCATCGCCCCGACATGCCTGAGAACCCCCGAGTCCTACGAGTGGTCCTCCTGGGTGCCCCAAATGCAGGAAAGTCTACACTCTCCAACCAGCTGCTGGGCCGAAAA GTGTTCCCTGTCTCCAAGAAAGTGCACACCACTCGCAGTCAAGCTCTGGGGGTCATCACAGAGAAAGAGACCCAGGTG ATCCTACTTGACACACCTGGCCTCATCAGCCCTGCTAAACAGAAAAG GCACCATCTGGAGCTCTCCTTGTTGGAAGATCCGTGGAAGAGCATGGAATCTGCTGACCTGG TTGTGGTACTTGTGGATGTCTCGGACAAGTGGACTCGGAACCAGCTCAGTCCCCAGGTGCTCCGGTGCTTGACCCAGTTTTCCCAAGTCCCCAGCATCCTTGTCATGAACAAG GTTGATTGCCTGAAGCAGAAGTCCGTTCTCCTAGAGCTCACAGCCACCCTCACTGAAGGTGTAGTCAACGGCAAGAAGCTCAAAACGAGGCAGGCCTTGCGCTCACAGCCAGGCACCCACTGCCCTAGCCCAGCAGCTCAGGGCCCAAACCCACAGCCTGTGAGAGACCCTCAGCAGATGGGCTGGCCCcacttccaggagatcttcatgtTGTCAGCCCTAAGCCAGGAGGATGTAAAAACACTGAAG CAATACCTCCTGGCACAGGCCCGGCCAGGGCCCTGGGAGTTCCACAGTGAGGTCCTCACCAGCCAGACACCTGAGGAAATCTGTGCCAACATGATCCGAGAGAAGCTCTTGGAGTACCTGCCCGAGGAGGTGCCCTACAACGTACAGCAG AAAACGGTGGTCTGGGATGAAGGGCCAGGTGGGGAGCTGGTGATCGAGCAGAATCTTCTGGTGCCCAAAGAATCTCACATG AAGATCCTGATTGGTCCGAAGGGGTACCTGATCGCTCAGATCGCACAGGAGGTGGGCCGCGACCTCATGAACATCTTCCTCTGTGAAGTTCAGCTCCGCCTGTCTGTGAAACTCCTCAAGTGA
- the ERAL1 gene encoding GTPase Era, mitochondrial isoform X2 translates to MAASSWRGAVLLRTVSGLWQAGPDAAREWMTRLPSLLGFQQRCVSCLAGPAFSGPRLASASRPNGQNSALDCFLGLSQPDNSLPFRVPAVSVHRDEQDLLLVHRPDMPENPRVLRVVLLGAPNAGKSTLSNQLLGRKVFPVSKKVHTTRSQALGVITEKETQILLDTPGLISPAKQKRHHLELSLLEDPWKSMESADLVVVLVDVSDKWTRNQLSPQVLRCLTQFSQVPSILVMNKVDCLKQKSVLLELTATLTEGVVNGKKLKTRQALRSQPGTHCPSPAAQGPNPQPVRDPQQMGWPHFQEIFMLSALSQEDVKTLKQYLLAQARPGPWEFHSEVLTSQTPEEICANMIREKLLEYLPEEVPYNVQQKTVVWDEGPGGELVIEQNLLVPKESHMKILIGPKGYLIAQIAQEVGRDLMNIFLCEVQLRLSVKLLK, encoded by the exons ATGGCTGCCTCCAGCTGGCGCGGGGCTGTGCTCCTTCGAACCGTGTCGGGGCTCTGGCAGGCAGGTCCTGATGCTGCGAGGGAGTGGATGACCCGGCTCCCCTCTCTCTTGGGTTTTCAGCAGAGGTGCGTTTCCTGTTTAGCGGGCCCGGCCTTCTCTGGTCCCCGCCTGGCTTCGGCTTCACGCCCTAACGGCCAGAACTCAGCCCTGGATTGTTTCCTCGGACTCTCTCAGCCAGACAACTCGTTGCCTTTTCGCGTCCCCGCCGTGTCCgtacacagag ATGAGCAAGATCTCCTCTTGGTTCATCGCCCCGACATGCCTGAGAACCCCCGAGTCCTACGAGTGGTCCTCCTGGGTGCCCCAAATGCAGGAAAGTCTACACTCTCCAACCAGCTGCTGGGCCGAAAA GTGTTCCCTGTCTCCAAGAAAGTGCACACCACTCGCAGTCAAGCTCTGGGGGTCATCACAGAGAAAGAGACCCAG ATCCTACTTGACACACCTGGCCTCATCAGCCCTGCTAAACAGAAAAG GCACCATCTGGAGCTCTCCTTGTTGGAAGATCCGTGGAAGAGCATGGAATCTGCTGACCTGG TTGTGGTACTTGTGGATGTCTCGGACAAGTGGACTCGGAACCAGCTCAGTCCCCAGGTGCTCCGGTGCTTGACCCAGTTTTCCCAAGTCCCCAGCATCCTTGTCATGAACAAG GTTGATTGCCTGAAGCAGAAGTCCGTTCTCCTAGAGCTCACAGCCACCCTCACTGAAGGTGTAGTCAACGGCAAGAAGCTCAAAACGAGGCAGGCCTTGCGCTCACAGCCAGGCACCCACTGCCCTAGCCCAGCAGCTCAGGGCCCAAACCCACAGCCTGTGAGAGACCCTCAGCAGATGGGCTGGCCCcacttccaggagatcttcatgtTGTCAGCCCTAAGCCAGGAGGATGTAAAAACACTGAAG CAATACCTCCTGGCACAGGCCCGGCCAGGGCCCTGGGAGTTCCACAGTGAGGTCCTCACCAGCCAGACACCTGAGGAAATCTGTGCCAACATGATCCGAGAGAAGCTCTTGGAGTACCTGCCCGAGGAGGTGCCCTACAACGTACAGCAG AAAACGGTGGTCTGGGATGAAGGGCCAGGTGGGGAGCTGGTGATCGAGCAGAATCTTCTGGTGCCCAAAGAATCTCACATG AAGATCCTGATTGGTCCGAAGGGGTACCTGATCGCTCAGATCGCACAGGAGGTGGGCCGCGACCTCATGAACATCTTCCTCTGTGAAGTTCAGCTCCGCCTGTCTGTGAAACTCCTCAAGTGA